The following coding sequences lie in one Halomonas sp. 'Soap Lake #6' genomic window:
- a CDS encoding glycosyltransferase family 2 protein, which produces MPISAVLIVKNEAHHLRDCLETLVWADEIVVLDAGSQDETCAIAREFTENVNVNADWQGFGIQRQRAEALANNEWILMVDADERVTPELRDSILAAIQHPPAAYSASRLSWCFGRFIRHSGWYPDRVLRLYPKSQASYNASLVHEKLEVSEGLAIKQLAGDLLHYTYRDLRHYLEKSAHYAQAWAEQRAAQGKTATLWQGISHGLACFIKMYLLKAGFKDGKQGLLLALLSAHSTFTKYADLWIRTQTSAAKQR; this is translated from the coding sequence ATGCCTATTTCAGCTGTGTTAATAGTGAAAAACGAAGCGCACCATCTACGGGACTGCCTAGAAACGCTGGTATGGGCTGACGAAATCGTTGTGCTTGATGCGGGTAGCCAGGACGAGACATGTGCAATTGCTCGTGAGTTCACCGAGAACGTCAACGTGAACGCGGACTGGCAAGGCTTCGGTATCCAGCGCCAGCGGGCTGAAGCGTTAGCAAACAACGAGTGGATTTTAATGGTAGATGCTGATGAGCGGGTGACACCTGAACTGCGCGACAGCATCTTAGCGGCTATTCAGCACCCTCCTGCCGCTTATAGCGCCAGCCGCCTGTCATGGTGCTTTGGGCGCTTTATTCGCCATTCTGGCTGGTATCCTGATCGGGTACTGCGTCTCTACCCGAAAAGCCAAGCATCTTATAATGCTTCTCTAGTGCACGAAAAGCTTGAAGTCTCAGAAGGGCTTGCCATAAAGCAGTTAGCAGGAGACCTGCTTCACTATACTTATCGTGACCTGCGCCACTATTTGGAAAAATCAGCTCACTATGCTCAAGCATGGGCAGAGCAGCGGGCGGCGCAAGGCAAAACCGCCACCTTATGGCAAGGTATTAGCCACGGTCTTGCCTGCTTTATCAAAATGTATTTACTAAAAGCAGGGTTTAAAGACGGTAAGCAGGGGTTACTGCTGGCACTGCTTTCGGCGCACTCGACGTTTACTAAATATGCTGATCTGTGGATCCGAACCCAAACGTCAGCCGCGAAGCAGCGTTGA
- the rpiA gene encoding ribose-5-phosphate isomerase RpiA: protein MTQDELKAAVADAAIKEIEPHLEKDTVLGIGTGSTANLFIDRLGPLRDRFKGTVASSEASAKRLQDLGIEVFELNSVGSIPFYIDGADEVNAHLHMIKGGGAALTREKIVAACAERFICIADGSKEVARLGNFPLPVEVIPMARSYVARELVKLGADPVYRQGVVTDNGNQIIDCFDFMIDDPIAMEARINAIVGVVTNGLFAARGADVLLLGKTDGVERTALR, encoded by the coding sequence ATGACCCAAGATGAACTGAAAGCCGCTGTGGCGGACGCCGCCATTAAAGAGATTGAGCCTCACCTTGAGAAAGATACCGTGCTGGGTATCGGTACAGGTTCAACCGCCAATCTGTTTATTGACCGCTTAGGCCCACTGCGTGACCGTTTTAAAGGCACTGTTGCCAGTTCAGAAGCTAGCGCCAAGCGCTTACAAGACTTAGGCATTGAGGTATTTGAGCTCAATAGCGTTGGAAGTATACCTTTTTATATAGACGGCGCAGACGAAGTAAATGCTCACTTACACATGATTAAAGGTGGCGGCGCAGCGCTTACCCGGGAAAAAATTGTCGCCGCCTGCGCCGAGCGTTTTATCTGCATTGCTGATGGCTCAAAAGAGGTTGCTCGGCTAGGTAACTTTCCGCTACCGGTAGAAGTCATTCCCATGGCGCGCTCCTACGTTGCCAGGGAACTGGTTAAGCTCGGTGCCGACCCTGTCTATCGCCAAGGGGTGGTAACCGATAACGGCAATCAAATCATCGACTGCTTTGACTTTATGATTGACGACCCCATCGCCATGGAAGCACGGATTAACGCTATTGTGGGTGTTGTTACCAATGGTTTGTTTGCTGCGCGCGGTGCAGATGTACTGTTGCTGGGTAAGACTGACGGTGTAGAGCGTACCGCCCTACGCTAA
- a CDS encoding 5-formyltetrahydrofolate cyclo-ligase, which yields MHDTANDKLAFENHLIDKHALRRELKRKRRSLSPDQQRQAAISLCQRLKRLPEIRRAKRISLYLPVNGEIDPTLLLPWLRQRSVEVYLPVLRPFSTNQLWFVKYRDTTPMVKNRFGITEPCTRFAAHRRHRLPAWALDTLIVPLVGFDAEANRMGMGGGFYDRSLAFMRRNGPSPTLIGVAHACQQVEVLPVEPWDIPLDAVVSDQISVRPTKTG from the coding sequence ATGCACGACACTGCTAACGACAAACTCGCCTTCGAAAATCACTTGATTGATAAGCATGCTCTGCGCCGCGAACTCAAGCGTAAACGCCGCTCTCTTTCCCCCGACCAACAGCGTCAGGCCGCCATTAGCCTTTGCCAACGGCTAAAACGACTGCCTGAAATTCGTCGTGCTAAGCGTATTAGCCTTTATCTGCCGGTTAATGGTGAAATTGATCCTACACTGCTGCTGCCCTGGCTGCGCCAGCGTAGTGTTGAGGTGTATCTTCCGGTTCTGCGACCCTTTAGTACCAACCAACTCTGGTTTGTAAAATACCGCGATACAACCCCAATGGTTAAAAACCGCTTCGGCATTACTGAGCCTTGTACACGCTTTGCAGCCCACAGACGCCACCGGCTACCTGCCTGGGCATTGGACACGCTGATCGTGCCACTAGTCGGGTTTGATGCAGAGGCAAATCGCATGGGTATGGGGGGTGGTTTTTATGACCGTAGCCTCGCTTTTATGCGCAGAAACGGCCCATCACCGACATTAATTGGGGTTGCCCACGCCTGCCAACAGGTGGAAGTGCTTCCCGTAGAGCCTTGGGACATACCGCTCGACGCTGTGGTCAGTGATCAAATATCCGTTCGACCAACAAAAACGGGCTGA
- a CDS encoding glycosyltransferase family 9 protein — MKPSLPVQPNHIAILRLSALGDVCNLVPTVRALQRQWPHARITWIIGKGEYSLLAGLSGVEFVVYDKSTGLAGMRVLWKELADTRFDVLLHMQQAIRASVLSLGLKANVRVGFDKARAKDAQHWFTQRQLAPHPNAHVLESFMDFARLLGVEDDSLEWNLAVPPVAYDEARVISGDGPYLVINPCSNVRLRNFRNWSVEGYASVIEHAWVQHGLTSVLTGGGSSLEREVGDQIEALCQPGSVINAIGGTSLKGVLALIDNARAVIAPDTGPVHMGNAMGTPTLGLYATTNPQRAAPYLWRDFAVNAYPDAVSTYLHKSVDDVSWGQRVRHADAMDLIKADEVIAKLDALLVYTAAQPTTGPTHES; from the coding sequence ATGAAGCCCTCTCTGCCTGTTCAACCTAATCATATTGCCATCTTGCGCCTCTCCGCGTTGGGAGATGTGTGCAATCTCGTGCCCACGGTGCGGGCGTTGCAGCGCCAATGGCCGCATGCGCGCATTACCTGGATTATCGGCAAGGGGGAGTACAGTTTACTGGCGGGGCTTTCCGGGGTCGAGTTTGTTGTTTATGACAAATCCACAGGCCTGGCTGGTATGCGGGTACTGTGGAAAGAGCTTGCCGATACGCGCTTTGATGTTCTGTTGCATATGCAGCAGGCCATCCGTGCCAGTGTGCTCTCGCTGGGCCTGAAGGCTAATGTGCGAGTGGGCTTCGATAAGGCCCGCGCGAAAGATGCCCAACACTGGTTTACCCAGCGCCAGCTCGCACCGCACCCTAATGCCCACGTGCTGGAGTCGTTTATGGACTTCGCACGCCTGCTGGGAGTAGAGGACGACAGCCTGGAGTGGAACCTAGCCGTTCCCCCTGTCGCTTACGATGAAGCTCGGGTAATCAGCGGTGACGGACCTTATCTAGTAATTAACCCCTGTAGCAATGTGCGGCTGCGTAATTTTCGCAACTGGTCGGTGGAAGGCTATGCCAGCGTGATTGAACATGCCTGGGTACAGCATGGTCTGACAAGCGTATTGACTGGCGGCGGCAGCTCGCTTGAGCGTGAAGTCGGTGACCAAATTGAAGCGCTGTGCCAGCCGGGAAGTGTAATAAATGCTATCGGTGGTACGTCGCTTAAAGGAGTACTGGCGCTTATCGATAACGCTCGCGCGGTGATTGCCCCAGATACAGGCCCAGTGCACATGGGAAATGCCATGGGCACCCCAACACTTGGCCTGTATGCCACCACCAATCCCCAGCGTGCCGCGCCTTACTTGTGGCGCGATTTTGCAGTCAACGCCTATCCCGATGCAGTAAGTACTTACTTACATAAGTCGGTAGATGACGTTAGCTGGGGGCAACGGGTGCGCCATGCCGATGCTATGGACCTGATCAAAGCTGATGAGGTGATTGCTAAGCTAGATGCGCTGCTGGTGTATACCGCAGCGCAGCCAACCACAGGACCCACGCATGAAAGTTGA
- the hldE gene encoding bifunctional D-glycero-beta-D-manno-heptose-7-phosphate kinase/D-glycero-beta-D-manno-heptose 1-phosphate adenylyltransferase HldE, with amino-acid sequence MKVDLTALEHARVLVVGDVMLDRYWHGGTTRISPEAPVPVVRVEDAEDRPGGAANVALNVASLGGHAALAGVVGEDDNAELLSTRLAASNVSTYFQRSPGIPTITKLRVMSRNQQLLRLDFEQKLDEVDTSELLAQVEKALPACDVVILSDYGKGTLNQVERLIEMTRAHGKRVLIDPKGQDFSKYRGASLITPNLTEFEAVVGPCSSDEELSLRGEALRAELELEALLITRSEKGMTLIREGHSPLHLPTRAQEVFDVTGAGDTVIGLMGLALAAGHALPEAMMLANLGAGLVVAKPGTATLSIAELYTALHGDKLAEFGVIEQVPLVEAVRAAQLRGERVVMTNGCFDILHAGHVAYLEQAKRLGDRLVVAVNDDASIGRLKGPKRPINPLNRRMQVLAGLGAVDWVIPFSNDTPQALIEAVLPDILVKGGDYRPEDIAGGDAVIANGGEVKVLGFEDGVSTSAMISSILDREG; translated from the coding sequence ATGAAAGTTGATTTAACCGCCCTGGAACACGCCCGCGTACTGGTGGTGGGAGATGTAATGCTAGACCGTTACTGGCACGGAGGCACAACGCGTATTTCGCCAGAAGCACCGGTGCCGGTAGTGAGGGTGGAAGACGCCGAAGACCGTCCCGGAGGCGCGGCCAATGTAGCGCTTAATGTGGCATCACTCGGTGGTCACGCTGCTTTGGCTGGTGTAGTGGGGGAGGACGACAATGCAGAGCTACTCTCTACGCGCTTGGCTGCTTCAAATGTGAGTACTTACTTTCAGCGAAGCCCAGGCATACCCACTATTACTAAGCTGCGTGTGATGAGCCGTAACCAGCAGCTGCTGCGTCTAGACTTTGAGCAGAAACTCGATGAGGTCGACACTTCGGAGCTGCTGGCACAAGTGGAAAAAGCACTGCCCGCATGCGATGTGGTGATCCTCTCCGATTACGGTAAAGGCACGCTCAATCAAGTCGAGCGGCTGATTGAGATGACCCGCGCTCATGGTAAACGGGTGTTAATTGACCCGAAGGGCCAAGACTTCAGTAAATACCGCGGAGCTAGCCTAATTACGCCCAACTTAACCGAGTTTGAGGCGGTGGTTGGCCCCTGCTCTAGCGATGAAGAGCTGTCCCTGCGCGGTGAAGCACTGCGTGCTGAGCTTGAGTTAGAAGCGTTGCTAATTACTCGCAGTGAAAAAGGCATGACCCTGATTCGAGAAGGCCACTCGCCGCTGCACCTGCCCACGCGTGCTCAGGAAGTGTTCGACGTAACAGGTGCAGGCGACACCGTGATTGGCTTAATGGGCCTCGCCCTGGCTGCAGGCCACGCGCTGCCGGAGGCCATGATGCTGGCCAATCTGGGCGCTGGCTTAGTGGTCGCTAAGCCGGGCACTGCAACGCTCTCTATTGCTGAGCTATATACTGCGCTGCACGGCGATAAGCTGGCCGAGTTTGGCGTGATTGAGCAGGTCCCTCTGGTGGAAGCCGTGCGCGCCGCCCAACTGCGTGGTGAGCGCGTAGTAATGACCAACGGCTGCTTTGATATTCTTCATGCAGGCCACGTGGCCTATTTGGAGCAGGCTAAGCGTTTGGGTGACCGGCTAGTTGTTGCAGTCAATGACGATGCCTCCATTGGCCGTTTAAAAGGCCCCAAACGCCCGATTAACCCACTAAACCGACGTATGCAGGTTTTGGCTGGGTTAGGTGCTGTAGATTGGGTGATACCGTTTAGTAATGATACGCCACAAGCGCTGATTGAAGCTGTGTTGCCGGATATCCTGGTCAAAGGCGGGGACTATCGTCCCGAGGATATTGCCGGCGGAGACGCGGTGATTGCCAACGGTGGCGAAGTAAAGGTATTGGGCTTTGAAGATGGTGTGTCAACCTCAGCGATGATTAGCTCTATCTTGGATCGCGAGGGGTAA
- a CDS encoding glycosyltransferase family 4 protein, with protein sequence MAQNIMQICMSRGWGGLEMYPSRIMPELYRQGVTNHGVAIKGSRVATSMMEAGAQLFTVPSPTRAIYSLPRLLSYIDAHTIEILHCHKSSDLRVASLLKVFRPGLKLFFTEHMGVTRSKKGLYHRFAYSQVTRVFSISQATYQRNLRALPLPSERIHRLGLGVDLGTYSAALISKAELGLPENRCLIALPGRITPGKGHEVWLDALAMLKQTTPWHALVIGGLNAVEGADELFVAEIKKKAASLGLEDRVSFLGFRRDVPMLLQAMDIVCIPSRNEAFGLTVIESMAAGCAVVGANSGAIPELIDAERGRLADPLSVTEWVAAISELLNTPALRSKLGEQARQWVAENMALDVHVSNLLREYQRD encoded by the coding sequence ATGGCCCAAAACATAATGCAGATTTGTATGTCTCGTGGCTGGGGGGGGCTTGAAATGTACCCTTCACGTATTATGCCTGAATTGTATCGCCAGGGTGTAACCAACCATGGAGTTGCCATCAAAGGGTCGCGTGTTGCCACCAGCATGATGGAGGCCGGTGCCCAGCTCTTTACTGTCCCCAGCCCCACACGAGCTATTTATTCGCTACCCAGGCTACTGTCTTACATTGATGCGCATACAATCGAGATACTGCATTGTCATAAATCTAGCGATTTGCGCGTTGCCTCTCTGTTGAAGGTCTTTCGTCCTGGGCTTAAGTTGTTTTTTACTGAACACATGGGCGTTACTCGGTCCAAAAAAGGGCTATACCACCGGTTTGCCTACTCCCAGGTAACACGCGTTTTTTCTATCAGTCAGGCGACTTATCAGCGTAATTTACGGGCATTGCCTCTCCCTTCCGAGCGCATTCATCGCTTAGGACTAGGCGTAGACCTGGGTACCTATTCGGCTGCCCTTATATCGAAGGCGGAGCTGGGGCTCCCTGAAAATAGGTGCTTAATTGCGTTGCCAGGACGTATTACGCCAGGTAAAGGGCATGAGGTCTGGTTGGATGCTTTAGCGATGCTGAAACAAACGACACCGTGGCATGCTCTGGTTATTGGTGGCTTAAATGCCGTTGAGGGAGCAGACGAATTATTTGTCGCTGAGATAAAGAAGAAAGCAGCAAGCCTTGGGCTTGAAGATAGGGTGAGTTTTCTTGGATTTCGGCGGGATGTGCCGATGTTGCTGCAGGCTATGGATATCGTCTGTATTCCTTCCCGCAATGAGGCGTTTGGCTTAACAGTGATCGAGTCCATGGCGGCTGGCTGTGCCGTGGTTGGGGCCAATAGTGGCGCTATACCTGAGCTGATTGATGCTGAGCGGGGGCGCTTAGCGGATCCTTTATCGGTAACTGAATGGGTTGCCGCTATTAGTGAGTTGCTCAATACACCTGCTTTAAGAAGCAAGCTGGGGGAGCAGGCAAGGCAGTGGGTGGCTGAAAATATGGCGCTTGATGTCCATGTAAGTAATTTACTAAGAGAGTATCAACGGGATTAG
- a CDS encoding glycosyltransferase family 9 protein — translation MSHPSAATPNVLVVRNDKIGDFMLAWPALACLKNASPAPRITVLVPTYTAPLANACPWVDEVLIDPGSNADKAAQQELLNQIKARGFDALLTLFSTPRIGWLGWRAGIPLRIAPATKWAQVFYNVRVRQRRSQSIKPEFQYNVDLACELLARLSLKLSSLPSPPFWPMNDAHRQQQRQALLSTRQTAGERVIVVHPGSGGSAVNLSIEQYAALITQIHQQLNGIPTSWMISAGPNEKPYAQALIEQLAEVDITAGHFPDSISVADFALQLAGADLLIAGSTGPLHIAGCLNIATAGFYPAKRSATPLRWQTCNSAQKRLAFSPPDSAGQQDMSAIEINHAAQQISTLLRG, via the coding sequence ATGAGTCACCCAAGCGCTGCGACGCCCAACGTTCTAGTGGTACGCAACGACAAAATCGGTGATTTTATGTTGGCTTGGCCAGCGCTGGCATGCCTGAAAAACGCATCACCTGCGCCACGCATTACCGTCCTGGTGCCTACCTATACCGCGCCACTAGCGAATGCCTGCCCATGGGTAGACGAAGTGCTTATCGACCCAGGCTCCAATGCTGACAAAGCTGCGCAGCAGGAGTTGCTAAACCAAATAAAAGCCAGGGGCTTTGATGCGCTGCTAACACTATTTTCGACGCCCCGTATTGGCTGGCTAGGTTGGCGAGCTGGAATTCCTTTGCGCATAGCACCTGCAACAAAGTGGGCACAGGTATTCTACAACGTCAGGGTTCGCCAGCGGCGTTCTCAGTCGATCAAACCGGAGTTCCAGTACAACGTCGATTTAGCCTGTGAATTGCTTGCCAGGCTTTCACTCAAGCTCTCTTCGCTGCCCTCTCCCCCGTTCTGGCCAATGAACGACGCCCACCGCCAACAGCAGCGTCAAGCACTGCTCAGTACCCGTCAAACAGCTGGTGAGCGCGTCATCGTGGTACACCCTGGTAGCGGCGGCTCAGCGGTCAACTTATCGATAGAGCAATATGCAGCTCTCATTACGCAGATTCACCAGCAGCTAAATGGCATACCCACTAGCTGGATGATCAGCGCTGGCCCAAACGAAAAGCCTTATGCCCAGGCACTGATAGAACAGCTTGCTGAAGTAGATATTACCGCTGGCCACTTTCCCGACAGTATTAGCGTGGCTGATTTCGCTCTGCAACTCGCGGGGGCAGACCTGTTGATTGCAGGCTCTACTGGCCCACTACATATTGCGGGCTGTTTAAATATTGCCACGGCGGGGTTTTATCCAGCCAAGCGTTCGGCTACACCACTACGTTGGCAAACCTGCAATAGCGCTCAAAAACGCCTAGCATTCAGCCCTCCCGACAGTGCTGGCCAACAGGATATGTCAGCGATCGAAATTAACCACGCAGCTCAACAAATCTCAACGCTGCTTCGCGGCTGA
- the ilvA gene encoding threonine ammonia-lyase, biosynthetic, which produces MLEATVKKILQARVYEAACETPISPAPFLSRRFNNQILIKREDLQPVFSFKIRGAYNKMAQLTEEQKAKGVIAASAGNHAQGLAMAAKLMGVKAIIVMPRITPDIKVQAVRARGAKVILKGDAFAAAAEHAQELIKEHGYTYIPPFDDIDVVAGQGTIGVEILRQHAGRLDAIFVPVGGGGLIAGVAAYVKYLRPDIKVIGVEAEDSACLKAALEAGERVVLDQVGVFAEGVAVAQVGEVPFSLVKDLIDGVITVNTDEMCAAVKDIFEDTRAVAETSGALSLAGLKKYVQQTGVEGETLLCINSGANTNFDRLQHIAERTELGEQREAILAVTISEKPGSFKKFCRTLGKRMVTEFSYRYADNNEAHIFVGVQVKPGGEDRQALLDKLREGGYQVEDLTDNELAKLHIRHLSGGRPSERFEEELYRFEFPERPGALMNFLTQLPHDWNISLFHYRNHGAAYGRVLVGMQVPSVDRTHVTEYLDAIGYRYWHESDNPAYRLFMA; this is translated from the coding sequence ATGCTCGAAGCAACCGTCAAAAAGATCCTCCAAGCCCGCGTTTATGAAGCCGCTTGTGAGACACCCATTTCCCCTGCACCCTTTTTGTCGCGTCGCTTTAATAACCAAATTTTAATTAAGCGCGAAGATCTACAGCCCGTATTCTCGTTCAAAATCCGCGGTGCTTATAACAAAATGGCTCAGCTCACCGAAGAGCAGAAGGCTAAGGGTGTGATCGCTGCATCAGCAGGCAATCATGCCCAAGGACTGGCTATGGCAGCCAAGCTAATGGGCGTTAAAGCGATCATTGTGATGCCCCGCATTACCCCTGATATCAAAGTTCAGGCGGTGCGTGCCCGTGGCGCCAAGGTGATTCTTAAAGGTGACGCCTTCGCGGCGGCTGCAGAGCATGCCCAAGAGTTAATCAAGGAGCATGGTTACACCTATATTCCGCCGTTTGACGATATTGATGTGGTCGCTGGTCAAGGCACCATTGGCGTTGAAATCCTGCGCCAACACGCAGGGCGTTTGGATGCCATCTTTGTGCCAGTCGGCGGCGGCGGGCTGATCGCCGGTGTGGCAGCATATGTAAAATATCTTCGTCCAGATATCAAAGTAATTGGTGTAGAGGCTGAAGACAGCGCCTGCCTTAAAGCGGCGTTAGAAGCAGGCGAGCGGGTAGTACTCGATCAAGTGGGTGTTTTTGCGGAAGGTGTCGCGGTGGCTCAGGTGGGCGAAGTGCCGTTTTCGCTGGTGAAAGACTTGATTGACGGCGTAATTACCGTCAACACCGATGAGATGTGCGCTGCGGTAAAAGATATCTTTGAAGATACACGCGCTGTGGCGGAAACGTCGGGCGCGCTCTCGCTGGCAGGGCTTAAAAAGTATGTGCAGCAGACCGGTGTTGAAGGCGAAACATTGCTATGTATCAACTCGGGTGCTAACACCAACTTTGACCGCCTGCAGCATATTGCTGAGCGTACCGAGCTTGGCGAGCAGCGTGAGGCGATCTTAGCAGTGACGATTTCAGAGAAGCCCGGCAGTTTTAAAAAGTTCTGCCGCACCTTGGGCAAGCGCATGGTCACTGAATTTAGCTACCGCTACGCTGATAACAACGAAGCCCACATTTTTGTTGGTGTTCAGGTGAAGCCCGGCGGGGAGGACCGCCAAGCGTTGCTGGATAAGCTCCGCGAAGGAGGCTATCAAGTGGAAGACCTCACCGATAACGAGTTGGCGAAACTGCATATCCGTCACCTTAGTGGTGGTCGTCCCAGTGAGCGCTTTGAAGAGGAGCTTTACCGCTTTGAGTTTCCCGAGCGCCCTGGAGCATTGATGAACTTCCTGACCCAGCTGCCTCACGACTGGAATATTTCGCTGTTTCACTATCGCAATCATGGCGCTGCTTATGGACGTGTACTGGTTGGTATGCAGGTTCCTAGTGTTGATCGCACCCATGTCACTGAATATTTAGATGCCATTGGCTATCGGTACTGGCATGAGAGTGACAACCCTGCATATCGGCTCTTTATGGCCTGA
- the waaA gene encoding lipid IV(A) 3-deoxy-D-manno-octulosonic acid transferase: MALPVWPRLMYSAALYALSPLIVWRIWRERVLTYSRLQRLGLRLGELPPAPRIWLHCASVGEVRAARPLIEGLLTHYPQHSLLLTTMTATGAHQAQVLIGEQTTADQARLAHCFLPLDFPGASKRFIARVKPALALLFETELWPNLLHACRQQEIPVAVVNGRLSPRAFARYQRLRPLMASTLANITWLAAKSMEDAERFKELGCQAGSVSVVGSLKFEQPLPDKALEESKHLLDLWGERPIWVAGSTREGEESLLLEAHSLLCKCFPDALLVLVPRHPQRFDEVANLCTSGGWVLSRRSQQQAVTPQTQVYLADTLGELATLYAVGSVAYVGGSLVPLGGHNVLEPAALGKPVLCGPSLENFSDVAEPLLAVGALTLVDSPSALADTLAEYFSEPARIRQQGEAGQMALNAHRGALARTLKGLKQWLA, translated from the coding sequence ATGGCCTTGCCTGTCTGGCCGCGGCTGATGTACTCGGCAGCGCTCTATGCGCTGTCACCGCTGATCGTCTGGCGTATCTGGCGTGAGCGAGTACTCACATACTCGCGCCTACAGCGGCTCGGCTTACGCCTTGGTGAACTCCCTCCCGCGCCGCGCATTTGGTTACACTGTGCCTCAGTAGGGGAAGTGCGCGCTGCTCGCCCGTTAATAGAGGGGTTGCTGACGCACTATCCTCAACATAGCCTGTTACTCACCACCATGACCGCGACTGGCGCCCATCAGGCCCAAGTGCTCATTGGTGAGCAAACCACAGCCGATCAAGCCAGACTAGCCCACTGCTTTCTGCCGCTAGATTTTCCTGGTGCATCCAAGCGTTTTATCGCCCGCGTCAAGCCTGCGCTTGCCCTCCTGTTTGAAACTGAGTTGTGGCCCAATTTACTACATGCCTGCCGCCAGCAGGAAATACCCGTGGCGGTGGTTAACGGGAGACTATCGCCGCGAGCTTTTGCGCGCTATCAGCGCCTGCGCCCGCTGATGGCGAGCACCTTAGCCAACATAACGTGGTTAGCGGCGAAGTCGATGGAGGATGCCGAGCGCTTTAAGGAGCTAGGGTGTCAGGCCGGTTCGGTGAGTGTCGTTGGATCACTTAAATTTGAGCAACCATTGCCCGACAAGGCGCTAGAAGAGAGTAAGCACTTACTTGATCTGTGGGGCGAACGGCCCATATGGGTGGCGGGTTCCACCCGTGAAGGGGAAGAGTCGCTGCTGTTAGAAGCGCACAGTCTGCTGTGTAAATGTTTTCCTGATGCTCTGCTGGTGCTGGTACCACGCCACCCTCAGCGCTTTGATGAAGTGGCAAACCTATGCACTAGTGGTGGATGGGTGTTGAGCCGCCGTAGCCAGCAACAGGCCGTCACGCCACAAACTCAGGTTTACCTGGCGGATACACTAGGCGAGCTGGCAACGCTTTATGCAGTAGGCAGCGTTGCCTATGTGGGCGGTAGCCTAGTGCCCTTGGGTGGCCACAATGTGCTAGAACCTGCTGCTTTGGGTAAACCAGTGCTATGCGGCCCGTCACTGGAAAACTTTAGCGATGTAGCCGAGCCACTGTTAGCAGTTGGCGCTCTTACGTTGGTAGACTCCCCCTCCGCGCTGGCTGATACGCTGGCCGAGTATTTTAGCGAGCCAGCGCGTATTCGTCAGCAGGGAGAGGCGGGCCAGATGGCGCTTAACGCCCACCGTGGAGCGCTAGCACGCACGCTCAAAGGGCTTAAGCAGTGGTTAGCGTAG
- a CDS encoding 3-deoxy-D-manno-octulosonic acid kinase yields MRLAALRKENWLILHDVDSLSDAGASHQLDPTLFEADYWRRQGLIVGEAPGRGSSLFLQASDAEQWVLRPYRRGGLIAKVSKKRYLWLGEERTRAFRELRLTATLYQQGLPIPRPVACCVTRFGASYEAALLTVRIPGAQALASLLAANEANEALLIRVGAMIKRFHLAGLDHVDLNARNILVDHHGEPWLIDLDRCRLRSQGKWQAKNLARLERSIAKFCSPQETTAMAYIYAGYHH; encoded by the coding sequence ATGCGCTTAGCGGCACTCCGGAAGGAAAATTGGCTGATTTTACATGATGTAGACAGTTTAAGTGACGCTGGCGCATCACACCAACTCGATCCAACGCTGTTTGAGGCGGACTATTGGCGTAGGCAAGGGTTAATCGTCGGAGAAGCGCCTGGTCGTGGCAGCAGTCTGTTTTTACAGGCCAGTGATGCCGAGCAGTGGGTACTGCGCCCCTACCGCCGCGGTGGGCTGATCGCTAAAGTGAGTAAAAAACGTTATTTATGGCTTGGTGAAGAACGCACCCGAGCATTTCGTGAGCTACGTTTAACCGCTACGCTTTATCAGCAAGGCTTACCTATTCCACGTCCAGTCGCCTGCTGTGTGACTCGCTTCGGTGCAAGCTACGAAGCCGCCCTGTTAACCGTTAGAATTCCCGGTGCGCAGGCACTGGCCTCACTGCTGGCTGCAAACGAAGCCAACGAGGCACTGCTAATACGCGTCGGCGCAATGATTAAGCGCTTTCATTTGGCAGGGCTTGATCACGTCGATCTAAACGCCCGCAATATCTTAGTAGACCACCACGGCGAGCCTTGGCTAATTGATCTGGATCGCTGCCGCCTGCGCTCACAAGGGAAATGGCAGGCAAAAAACTTAGCAAGGTTAGAAAGATCCATCGCCAAGTTTTGCTCACCGCAGGAAACCACTGCCATGGCGTATATTTATGCAGGCTATCACCACTAA